Proteins encoded together in one Polaribacter reichenbachii window:
- a CDS encoding RrF2 family transcriptional regulator yields MLSKKTKYGIKALTFLAKQECRSPVQIATISKSENISLKFLESILLTLRKNGFLGSKKGKGGGYYLLKEPSEIHMTSIMRILEGPIAMVPCVSLNFYEKCADCPDENACSVHKLMIQVRDNTLQIFRNTTLADLTNN; encoded by the coding sequence ATGCTATCTAAAAAAACAAAATATGGAATTAAAGCACTTACTTTTTTAGCAAAACAAGAGTGTAGAAGTCCTGTGCAAATTGCTACGATTTCTAAGAGTGAAAACATTTCTCTAAAATTTTTAGAAAGTATTTTGTTAACGCTCAGAAAAAATGGTTTTTTGGGTTCTAAAAAAGGAAAAGGAGGTGGTTATTATCTCTTAAAAGAGCCATCAGAAATTCATATGACGTCTATTATGAGAATTTTAGAAGGACCAATTGCAATGGTGCCCTGTGTAAGTTTAAATTTTTATGAAAAATGTGCTGATTGTCCAGATGAAAATGCTTGTTCAGTTCATAAACTTATGATACAAGTTAGAGATAATACATTACAAATTTTCAGAAATACCACATTAGCAGATTTAACCAACAATTAA
- a CDS encoding DUF2061 domain-containing protein, with the protein MIVDQMIFNKKIAKQSFEEDVTSEKPVRSIVKALSWRVVGTLDTLIVSYILTGKIALAASIASVDFLTKLILYFFHERVWNKIKWGK; encoded by the coding sequence ATGATTGTAGATCAAATGATTTTTAACAAAAAGATAGCAAAACAAAGTTTTGAAGAAGATGTTACTTCAGAGAAGCCTGTAAGAAGTATTGTAAAAGCATTAAGCTGGAGAGTTGTTGGTACTTTAGATACATTAATAGTCTCTTATATTTTAACAGGTAAAATAGCTTTGGCAGCATCGATTGCCTCTGTAGATTTCTTAACAAAACTAATCTTATACTTCTTTCACGAAAGAGTTTGGAACAAAATAAAATGGGGAAAATAA
- the cysD gene encoding sulfate adenylyltransferase subunit CysD, with protein sequence MSQTTIQVDALESEAIYIFREVVAQFEKPVLLFSGGKDSITLVRLAQKAFYPARIPFPLMHIDTGHNFPETIEFRDRLAKELGVELIVRNVQDNIDSGRVKEETGRYASRNMLQTETLLDAIEEFGFDACIGGARRDEEKARAKERIFSVRDDFGQWDEKNQRPEVFDMLNGRIDLGQNVRVFPISNWTELDVWSYIEQEEIEIPSIYFAHKRKIFVRDGMIWSADDEVVYRDKEEVVEERMVRFRTVGDMSCTAAVLSDAVDIAKVVEEIRDSSISERGARIDDKRSEAAMEKRKQQGYF encoded by the coding sequence ATGAGTCAGACAACAATTCAAGTAGATGCTTTAGAAAGCGAAGCAATTTATATTTTTAGAGAAGTAGTTGCACAATTCGAAAAACCAGTGTTGTTATTTTCTGGAGGAAAAGACAGTATAACACTAGTGCGTTTAGCGCAAAAAGCATTTTATCCTGCAAGAATCCCTTTTCCTTTAATGCATATAGATACAGGTCATAATTTTCCTGAAACTATAGAATTTAGAGATCGTTTAGCAAAAGAATTAGGGGTTGAGTTAATTGTAAGAAATGTACAAGATAATATCGATTCTGGTAGAGTAAAAGAAGAAACCGGTAGGTATGCAAGTAGAAATATGTTGCAAACCGAAACTTTATTAGATGCTATAGAAGAATTTGGTTTTGATGCTTGTATTGGTGGCGCAAGAAGAGACGAAGAAAAAGCAAGAGCTAAAGAACGTATCTTTTCTGTAAGAGATGATTTTGGCCAATGGGATGAAAAAAACCAACGTCCAGAGGTTTTTGATATGTTAAATGGAAGGATTGATTTAGGGCAAAATGTACGTGTTTTTCCAATATCAAACTGGACAGAATTAGACGTTTGGTCTTATATAGAGCAAGAAGAAATTGAAATTCCGTCTATTTATTTTGCCCACAAAAGAAAAATATTTGTGAGAGATGGTATGATTTGGTCTGCAGATGATGAAGTTGTGTATAGAGACAAGGAAGAAGTTGTAGAAGAAAGAATGGTTCGTTTTAGAACTGTAGGCGATATGAGTTGTACAGCAGCAGTTTTATCTGATGCAGTAGACATTGCAAAAGTTGTTGAAGAAATCAGAGATTCCTCCATATCAGAAAGAGGAGCCAGAATAGATGATAAACGTTCTGAAGCAGCAATGGAAAAAAGAAAACAGCAAGGGTATTTCTAA
- a CDS encoding sulfate adenylyltransferase subunit 1 — protein MKVLKIATAGSVDDGKSTLIGRILYDTKSLTDDKLEAIEEKSQQRGFDYLDFSLATDGLVAEREQGITIDVAHIYFSTPSKSFIIADTPGHIEYTRNMVTGASTAQASIVLIDARNGVVEQTYRHFFINNLLRIKDVVIAVNKMDLVDYSEEKYNVIKGEIEYLASKSEYKGQNLTFIPLSALKGDNVVEKSDNMAWYKGETLMHHLENLDAEDINDESQTRFPVQTVIRPKTEEYHDFRGYAGKIYGGDFEVGDDVAVLPSLTKSKIKTINFFDKEYQKAKRGSSVTITLEDNVNVSRGDMLVKTNEEPKIAKQLDATICWMDKEPLQASQKYYIKHGVNDAQAKITQLSSIIKTDFSGIEENPSELELNQIGDIQLKLSKPLAFDAYKNNKSNGSFILINPKTNNTVGVGFIK, from the coding sequence ATGAAAGTATTAAAAATAGCAACAGCAGGAAGTGTAGATGATGGTAAAAGTACCTTAATTGGTCGTATTTTATACGATACCAAATCATTAACAGATGATAAGTTAGAAGCCATAGAAGAAAAAAGTCAGCAAAGAGGATTTGATTATTTAGATTTCTCGTTGGCAACAGATGGTTTAGTTGCAGAACGTGAACAAGGTATTACAATAGATGTAGCACATATTTATTTTTCTACGCCTAGCAAAAGTTTCATTATTGCAGATACACCAGGTCATATAGAATACACAAGAAATATGGTTACTGGTGCTTCTACAGCACAAGCTTCTATTGTTTTAATTGATGCTAGAAACGGAGTTGTAGAGCAAACTTACAGACACTTTTTTATCAATAATTTATTAAGAATTAAAGATGTTGTAATTGCTGTAAATAAAATGGATTTAGTTGATTATTCAGAAGAAAAATATAATGTTATAAAAGGTGAAATTGAATATTTAGCTAGCAAAAGCGAATACAAGGGTCAGAACTTAACCTTCATTCCTTTATCAGCATTAAAAGGTGATAACGTAGTTGAAAAATCTGATAATATGGCTTGGTACAAAGGAGAAACATTAATGCATCACTTAGAAAATTTAGATGCAGAAGATATTAACGACGAATCTCAAACGCGTTTTCCTGTACAAACTGTTATTAGACCAAAAACAGAAGAATACCACGATTTTAGAGGCTATGCAGGCAAAATTTACGGAGGAGATTTTGAAGTAGGAGATGACGTAGCTGTTTTACCATCATTAACAAAATCAAAAATCAAAACAATTAATTTTTTCGATAAAGAATATCAAAAAGCAAAAAGAGGAAGCTCAGTTACCATTACTTTAGAAGATAATGTAAATGTAAGTAGAGGAGATATGTTAGTAAAAACTAATGAAGAACCTAAAATTGCAAAACAATTAGACGCAACTATTTGTTGGATGGACAAAGAACCTTTACAGGCATCACAAAAATATTACATCAAACACGGTGTAAATGATGCCCAAGCGAAAATTACACAATTATCAAGCATCATAAAAACTGATTTTTCTGGAATTGAAGAAAATCCATCAGAACTAGAATTAAATCAAATTGGAGACATTCAATTAAAATTGAGTAAACCTTTAGCGTTTGATGCTTATAAAAACAATAAATCTAATGGGTCATTTATTTTAATTAACCCAAAAACGAATAATACTGTTGGTGTTGGTTTTATAAAGTAA
- a CDS encoding phosphoadenosine phosphosulfate reductase family protein, whose amino-acid sequence MSLDLDKINNDLKDKSPAEIIAWAISFAKNAVITTNFRPYEVAILNAVTEVKKDIKVIWCDTGYNTVQTYKHAEEIIEKLDLNIQLYTPKQTAAHRNVVLGVPSIEDPKHAVFTEQVKLEPFARAMKEHEPDVWFTNLRKGQTAFRNSIDVVSVSKDGIVKVSPFYNWTDEQLDTYLEEKNLPNEFTYFDPTKVESNRECGLHI is encoded by the coding sequence ATGAGCCTAGATTTAGATAAAATAAACAATGATTTAAAAGATAAAAGTCCTGCAGAAATTATTGCTTGGGCTATTTCTTTTGCAAAAAATGCAGTAATTACAACAAACTTCAGACCATATGAAGTTGCTATTTTAAATGCAGTTACAGAAGTAAAAAAAGATATAAAAGTAATTTGGTGCGATACGGGTTACAATACAGTACAGACTTACAAGCACGCAGAAGAAATTATAGAAAAATTAGATTTAAACATTCAATTATATACACCAAAACAAACTGCTGCGCATAGAAATGTGGTTTTAGGAGTTCCGTCTATAGAAGATCCAAAACACGCAGTTTTTACAGAGCAGGTAAAATTAGAACCTTTTGCTAGAGCTATGAAAGAACATGAACCAGATGTTTGGTTTACAAATCTTAGAAAAGGGCAAACTGCTTTTAGAAATAGTATAGATGTTGTTTCTGTAAGCAAAGACGGAATTGTAAAAGTAAGTCCGTTTTATAATTGGACAGATGAGCAATTAGATACCTATTTAGAAGAAAAGAATTTACCAAATGAATTCACCTATTTCGATCCAACAAAAGTAGAGAGTAACCGCGAATGTGGTTTACATATATAA
- a CDS encoding acyloxyacyl hydrolase: MKNKNRFLLLIFFLSVSLFSQEEEKQKTKFTNFLANSYYSVNFGGIFYPFSNDNLIEGYQTETFSKNWFSGRFMLGHKITNNLSAQFGTMRPASWFKYNNVNNIGYERSVWINAWFLSLKKDFKLSNKTSFYAEAGIANLTRFGFSIDDKEIYNDAHYASLIYGLGLQYRLTEKWRLSANGTFLPKSEKQNQPSISQFSLGFEYHLQQVDDKTANEYAKNDYFFPNNILQFSYGTGEIGFGLNEFFGMSMKVGNFESFGIPVFWVGEIKAQHAVSLTYQRLIYRSEKIFSLDWGVSATYFQSTRGKTDVFAFSIFPVLRFYLLRKKDYDFYTNYSIIGPTYISKSDIDNTQTGPKTTYQDTMGFGVFFGKKRRYNFELRIMHYSNGNIFTKNDGVAIPIQFTLGKTF, translated from the coding sequence ATGAAAAATAAAAATCGTTTTCTATTGCTAATTTTCTTTCTTTCTGTTTCTCTTTTTAGTCAAGAAGAAGAAAAGCAAAAAACAAAATTCACCAATTTTTTAGCCAATTCTTATTATAGTGTAAATTTCGGAGGAATTTTCTATCCCTTTTCAAATGATAATTTAATCGAAGGTTATCAAACAGAAACATTTAGTAAAAATTGGTTTTCTGGCAGATTCATGCTGGGGCATAAAATAACTAATAATTTATCAGCACAATTTGGTACAATGAGACCAGCTTCATGGTTTAAATACAATAATGTAAACAATATTGGTTATGAAAGAAGTGTTTGGATTAATGCTTGGTTTTTATCACTTAAAAAAGATTTTAAATTATCGAACAAAACTTCTTTTTATGCAGAAGCTGGTATTGCTAATTTAACCAGATTTGGTTTTTCTATAGATGATAAAGAAATTTATAATGATGCACATTATGCGAGTTTAATTTATGGTCTTGGCTTACAATATCGATTAACAGAAAAATGGCGCTTGTCTGCAAACGGAACATTTTTACCAAAATCAGAAAAACAAAATCAGCCATCAATTTCGCAATTTTCTTTAGGTTTTGAATATCATTTGCAACAAGTTGATGATAAAACTGCAAATGAATATGCAAAAAACGATTACTTTTTTCCAAATAACATTTTACAATTTAGTTATGGTACAGGAGAGATTGGTTTTGGATTAAATGAATTTTTTGGAATGAGTATGAAAGTAGGTAATTTCGAGAGTTTCGGAATTCCTGTTTTTTGGGTAGGAGAAATAAAAGCGCAACACGCAGTTTCTTTAACTTATCAAAGGTTAATTTATAGGTCAGAGAAAATTTTCTCTTTAGATTGGGGTGTAAGCGCTACATATTTTCAATCAACAAGAGGTAAAACAGATGTGTTTGCATTTTCAATTTTTCCAGTATTGCGTTTTTATTTATTAAGAAAAAAAGATTATGATTTTTATACTAATTACTCAATAATAGGACCAACTTATATTTCTAAAAGCGATATCGATAATACTCAAACTGGTCCCAAAACTACCTATCAAGACACTATGGGCTTTGGTGTTTTTTTCGGAAAAAAAAGACGATATAATTTCGAATTACGTATAATGCACTACTCAAATGGTAATATTTTTACTAAAAATGATGGTGTTGCAATTCCTATTCAGTTCACTTTAGGTAAAACTTTCTAG